Below is a genomic region from Trichoderma asperellum chromosome 2, complete sequence.
ttcttccttttcccaaAATTGACTTTATTTGTAGGGTCAACTCGCTATTAACGAGTCGAAGGAAAGACCCAAGGCAGCAAAAAGGATAAACTGCACAGCAAAGTCTTTGCAGCGGTTCTGCCTCAGAATCAGCAGCTATTCTTCCCATGCTGGCTATTGATTTTGCTGCTAGCAATATCAAGCAAGTCAGTCgaatttcttcatctccgcTACTACGTACAAGGCCTGGCAGCAGTACCTTATCTTATAATGGCGAACGGTCTAAGCCTACTCCATTCAACTGTCAAGCGGTGCCAAGCTAGGACACGGCGCATCCCGAACCCCTTGCTAGCTTCTCAGCCCATCGAATTCAGCTCTACGCAGTATGACAGCGGCAGATCTCTTTGACATTTCATCAACGGCCGGCTGGCTTGCCTAAAGCCAGGTGCCGTTCCAAGGCAATAACTGAGTCCCGCCAATGATACAACCTGGCAGCCGGTCTGCCAGTCAAGGACCTGCAAGTTGGACATTTCCACAGAAGGAGAGGAGTAGAGAAGAGAAGTGTTCAACATATTTGCCGTGGCTTCCGCAAGTTGGACCAGGTACCTGGGCCCCGATGCTTGTAATTGCGTTATCCAGCTGCTGGTGACTAACACAGCCACAGCTGCAAGTCGCAAAGAGATCGACAAAGAATCCTTCAGCTTTGCATTCCACTGCCGTCAGAGCTCTCAATTTCCGCCCTCGCCGTAACTGTTGCGCCCTTGAGGCTGGCTGCAGCGTCTCGGAACTTCACTCATGTCTTACCCATATCTTATTGAAGGTCGGCGGCAAATTACGTAGAGCACGGAGTACGGAGCAGGTCGTACCATTCGAATTACCACTCGTGCTTGATGCTCGTACTTTCTAcgattggctgctgctgagccagtACTaatcaacagcagcacggcTTAGCGTAGCAAAGGTCCTTCCAAGGCTTCGTCTCCCTGGTAGTAGCTTGATAttcctccctctccttcttgacTCATGACGCAAATGAAGACTAACTTCGATTGTGGCCTGATATACGATCAGGGCTCAAGGTCAAATGTCCGTATTCTTACGCCCACCGGCAAGAAATACAGACTTGTCAGAGGTCTAGAACCTTGATACACGACCAAAACGGGAACGCCCTGAGAAGTAAGAAAACTGGAACTCTACAGCGGCCCCCGCTGATGGGATACTGCTCATGCGGCATTCGACCAGCATTAGAGGCTGGGATATCCGATCGTCCTGGAGCAATGGCGCCCAAAACCCCGATCGCCATCCGGATTCAATCTCCCAGCATCGGACCAATCATCGGCTGTACACAACACCTTAGCCACGATGATTTTGAGCGCTAACAAACCGAGTGGATATTTCTGACGCCAAGTGGTAGTGCGCTAACAGCGGCTCACTAAGACGTTCGCCCTACCTGTTTGCCAGCCTTCTCGATGGTGGCCAAAGACTCCCGTGCTTGTGATCTGAGATCGATGCCTTGTATCGAAGATTTTCAACCTTTGCAGTAGCCCCCCTGCACGCACCTGCAGGCTGCCTCAGCGCCGCCTGACTGCTGGCGTCTGCCAACGAATTTGCGCCATGCCTGCGTCTGAATCAAGCTTCAAGCCCGGCTCCAATGCTCAAGGTCCGCATTACGATTATGTCAGGAGGGAGTAAACGGTGAGGGAGCAAACATTATGGAGCGGATTTGGGCTTGAATGGAGCCGCGCAAGCATCAAATGTGGCCGTTTTCGTCTTATCCTCTCTTGCCCTTCCTCAGACTACTTTCTTATCCGCTTTACAAGCTTGTATTTTGATCCCTGGATTtgaaaatagtatttaaaaggcACTGCTATGTTGCAACCCGCTTCTCTCATGTTGTACAACTTTTAATTTCCTCAATTTCCGCCCATTGGTTTTTCAATACCCCTTTAAAGGCCGTATCAGATTGAAATCATCCAAATTTTCCATCCTCTCAAGATCACCTACGCCTACCGTTGTTTACATTGCTTCTATGTGTAAGGGGTACCAACATGATTCCTTCAGGGCCATCAGATTTGCCGCTGCAGCTAAATCCATGGGAAGACCATGCTCTTGGTGTAAgatcttctctcctctttacTAGGGGCTGGTTTTAGCGAAGCCCaatattaatactctatGCGACCAGTACGAATTTCCAACCCAGCCTACCACTCATGTGGGAAGCAGCAACAGTTCTCCCGCTACTTGGATACAACTTCCAGACCCCATGATATACCCTGGTATCTACTCGGCTAGCGGGATAGATGTGATGGGCATCTTGGTAAGAACAGCCTCTTTTCACGCTCGCTGGCATCGCATTTTGTAGGAGTACCACGTGCTTGAATTTGCTCTAATTGCGTTGCCATTATTAGCTCCGACTTGTGTCTCGACCGAACCCCTGCATTGAACTCGGCCCTCTCGACTGTTCTGTCTCGCTCACATTATGCGACCTCAACTTACCAGATACACCCATCGTCTATGCTTCCCCAGGATTCTACGAGTTGACTGGCTACTCTGCTACGGAAACCATTGGTAGAAATTGTCGGTTTCTACAAAGCCCTCCTTATGTACATCAAACAGCCGGATCCGGTCGGGTTTCAGAGAGCGCCGAACCAATCACGAAGATGCGGCGTGCCATCCGAGCCAATAAAGAAGTCCGAGTTGAAATCGCCAACTATAAGAGAAACGGGACACGGTTCACTAACATCGTCACCATACTGCCCTTACTCCCAGACGCTGACGGACATCACTATGTCGTCGGGTTACAAGCCGAAGCATGAAAACAGCCCATTCTGAAGATGTTGGGGCGCTACGTATAACATCTTCGGAAACAATCCCTTTTTAAATACACCAAAAATGACTAGATATAACGACATCGTATCTGCGAAAATTTGAGCGTATCTTCATTCAAGCCTGCAAATAACGTCTCTTTGGCGCGCTTGAATTTTGGATCATGAATATACCTGACACATGCCTGTTCCGCATGAatagtctttctttttttttttttttttttttttttgtggcaGCGTTGATAGaccttttgtctttcttgtttctgaATTAATATGATTGCATATCATGGGACGCACACGAGCATggctataatatataatttctttctatttgttgtgagtatttatataacaacATGATTTtctacattttttttttcttttctcatttgATCGGCAACAACGGAGGCTATACGGATGGTGTACGAAGAAAAGTCTCGCGACAGCGTTCTATATACACGAAGAGCAGAACAGAGTTACAAATAATAATATCATATATTTGCATGTACATCTATATTGATCATTGTCGCTTTCGTAAATGAAGTGTGATGGATGTAAAATGCAACTCTATCCAAGAAAATCGCACGCTGTAATTGAACATCGCATCACTATTTCCCAACGTCTACTTCCTCAGGCGGCTGGACCGGCGACGACCGCTATCTTCTTCTACCACTcctttgatttcttttttaatggGAGTAGACTTCGACTTTGCCACCGCGACTTTGCCTCGCCTCTTCTTGGCAGGCGGGCTCCCTACATCGGATTCTTCGAGCTCTTCCTTGACCTCTGTTGACTGCTTTCGTGATCTCTTGGGTTTAATCTCTTCCACTGCCTCcttttcgtcatcatcttctttttccttagGCTCTGTCTTCACAGGCTTGCCCTTTGCAGGTTTCGCTTTGCCTGATTCGCTCTTTACAGGCTCTATTCTGGCACTGGCAGCGACAGCGCCAGTTTTCTTTTGTACGCCAGGAGCGTAGCAACTGGTCCGTCCGCCAACTGTAATGAAGGCGAGTTTCTCGCCATTTGGAAGCTTGGGAGATGAGCCTTTATCTCCTTTGCCCCATCGGTGGTTGAAAAGCCAGTGCTCGGGGAACTCATTCGAGTCGCCGAGCTTGTCTACGGCTAGCTGGCAGACATAGCAAATAGCCTCGTGCAGGCGCGCAATCTCCTTGTCGCCAAAGGTATCAGAGTACTGTTCCGGATGGATTTTGGACTGGTAGAGCGTCTCGTCGGCAACCCAGTTTCCAATGCCGCTGATGACAGTCTGGTCAAGCAACAACGCCTTGATGGGGACATGACGGGATTTTATCTTGCTGCGAAGGTACTCTTCCGTAAAGATGTTCTTGTCAACCACGGGATCTGGCCCGTTCTCCACCAGCGGGGAGTACTTCCGGATGGACTCGCCAGGGCAGTTGACGAGCCGCACGCGACCAAACCTCCGGGCATCGGTAAAGGCGACCTCGACGGGTTCTTTGTCAGTTGTGCTGATGTGAAACTTCCAGAATTTGGGAGGCCATTGGGCGATATcgctttctttcattttcttgtaATAGTTTGTATAGGCCGTTTTCTCGCCATTTATGTGTACCCAGCCTACGTATCATATGTGAGTAGGATGAACAGAAGCGGACATCGTATATATCCAGTCAAGCTCACCAGTCATGCCAAAATGCATTACTAAATGTGGTGGTTTGTCTAAAGTTATCCTTTGGGTAGACGTGAGTGAGCATTCGCTATGAGCCTGATAGATGGGTTTTTCACATACCAGAAATATTTCCCTTGGTTGCCCGCTGAAATAACCTAATAGCGGTCAGACATGACATTAAACCTCAAGCTTGAGAGCGCAACTGTCATACTGTTCTTCCTTTCAAGgcttcttccacttcttTCCCGCTAGTTCCGACCTTGCCAAAGACGCTGCTATCATCTATGGCAGAGGCACTGGCTATGGTCTTTCCCACCAGCCTCTTGTTGAGGAAGTGTACTATGCGCGCGACTACAAGCTGTTAATTCAGTGTCATCTGGGGgttctataaaaatacattcCTTCGGCAATCTCAGGCATCGTGATcagtagtattattttttgtGAAGAGACGGTAGCGTAAGCACCTCAATATTCTTTCACTCCGCTCTATGTAACAAATGGTGATTCACATAAACACGATGTTAGCCGCGCCGTGAAGGTCCCTCAAACGCAAATCCGACGCGGGGTCACGTGAGCGCTTACATTAGCAAATTCTGTTTGATCCACAGCCCCGCCCGCAAAAAAGCTATGAAAACATTTCCGCcgaagcttttttttttcctcgcttcttcttccatctgcatgcaaaaaaaaattgcaaTGGCAAAGCTCAATGTAAGTTTGTGCGCTGTTatgtttgctttttcttcgtcCACGTACCTGATGAAACCCTAAATCCGCAAACTAGAGTCTTTGACCACTGGAGTGAAAACACCGTTTAGCACGTCAGTCTGAACCATGATCGGACAGctgaaagattttttttatgcatGCAACGAGTTGATCGTCTTGCTAACTGTCTGGAATAGGATTCAAATACCAAGTGGTAACGAGCTCGAGTATGATGCCGGCGTCTCTGCCATCAACATGTAATTTATGGTAGGTTACCCATGAAcgtcttgtttttttttttttttttttttttttttttttttttttttttttccacgaCACAATATGATGATCAATTTTACAACTATATACGCTGGAAATTACCGGCTGAGGTCTCCTTTGACGATATTCTTAGGCTATTACTGATTTTGTCTctcaatttcttttttcttgttgaatTGCAATTGTATGGCATTGAGCTGACCCGAATAAATAGATTCACTTGACAAGGTATGCCAACGTCATCGTCAAAATTTCCTCGGCCATTCCGATGTTAGATGATGAAACGGCACTGGGCTCCGATATAATGATGAGCAAGACACGCCATTTTGCGGCAGGCCTAGAAAACCTCGCCCACTGATTCTACCTCGTCGATGTCTGAAATTGGATCATATGACGCTGGATATTGGGGCTAATATCTTGATATCAGTGTCCAGTGATGCATTGTAGGTGGCTTGAAGACACATATTACTCTATACTATCAAGGTAAGCTTTTCGCGCGTTTCTTACTCCACCAACGTCATGTGATGATTTTTAGATGACGAGTCCTATTCGGGTTTCCGATGAGGATACAATCTTTTTTACCATTCATGCATTTCCTGATCTTTTGGCCCAACATTACTGTCTTTCCACCGCAGCTTGCTGGTTGACATTGGCTAACATTTAAAAAGTGATAATGTTAGTTTGCCCACGTATTCTTTTTTCACTCAAGCCTTCTCGTGATGAGCTCGAATAAACAATGACAAGCATATGTCTGAGCTTCATGCGACGAAGACAAAATGTTCGGAACTGATCTGAAGTCATTCGCGCCACATTGTGGATTTGCAAAAGCTGAGCTATTGGCTAACTGGCTCAAAAGATAACATAGCTAATCCATGCTACTCACTCTGGCATATGATGCTAATGGTAAGCAACCATTCCCccattctttttcctctccctTTATATGATGTACAAATATCACGACGGTCAACTTAGCCATATGCTCTGATGATAACGCCTGTGACAAGGCACTTTATCCCTGATAATTCCCATTACCTTGGTCTTTTTAATTGCACAATGTGTTTTCAACATTATGCTGACAGACGATTAGTTGATCAGATATCCTAGCGTCGACTTGATGCGGTCCAAACACCAAGCGGTGCTTGGCAATGCTAGCTTGCTAAGTGGCAGCTAGTCTTTTGAGTCTAGAATTTGTGGATTGTTGCAATTCGATTGCGCATGATCCCAATCTGCCCATCGGGCAATGTCAAGATGCCGATCTAGCAGATTTGCCAAAAGTAGCTGaaataaaggaagaaaaaaataaagaaaaaatttgaataaataaaatatggGTCTATCATGCACACAGTCCAACTTCGTAATATTTGATGTGACCTATTGTCGAAATGATCGTATGAGCCGTCTGGATTGAGCAATTCGCCATACTGAACCCCAGTAACAGCATAGAATACTCGAGCAGTTTTCCCTCTCGCTACTATCCAGCGGAGCGGTAGTCTATATCTTTAGCGACTACCTGTCTTACCAGTGAAATAGAAATATAGTATCAATAATACGCGGAGGTAGGCTCAATACATGGCTATAACGTTCTTTCAATCTCCTTGTTAGGCTGATTTGCACATGGCTGCGGGCGGCGAGCAGCGTCGTTGCGACGTAAGCAGAACATCTACTGGGGCTCATCTTTGACTGGGTCCTGAGTTTATCTGATTCCAAAGCCACTTTAGTCAAAGATTAAAATGTCGCATGGGAGTGGGAAGCCGTCGAGGAGGATACATAGAGTTCCGACTATTCAACACCTTACCATGCATGATATGTAGTATCTGTCCAACATATACAGAGATGGAAAGGGTTAAGCTTAGCCACAACAAAACCAGCTCGGCATTCATGCGGCTATGCGGCTGTGTAGAGGCATGTGTTGGGCAAGGACGAGCTGAAGCTACACTTGGGCGGCGCTTATTAGACAAATGGCTGCGCATATTAAGAACGATGATGGGGGCGCCACGGGAATAGCGTCTTTCTATTGACGCATCTGCTGTCAGTTCTGGCGCATCGATCTAGCCAGGATCATGGTTTACAATTTAGGAGTGGAAGACTACGGCGATGGTGGTGTGTAGATAGGTACTGTTTACTACAAAACAACGGAACTGTAAGAATATGAGCCCCTGGTAAGCTCTTGGAGTAGGCGAGACAGGGCGCTCGCAGAAGGATCAGGGACTTGCTAGACTTGCTACCCAAATCCCCAATAGAAGTGGCTGGGGGCTGAGCCTCGAAGGCACTCTGTGCAGCCCTAATCATTCCTCGTGAATGGAGCTTTCCGTAGGATCGAatggcaccagcaccagccatCAAGTGAACTGAGAGTTCGCCGAACAGTAAGACGCTACTGCTCGCGCTAGCACAGTTCAAATGTTGTCTTTTGCGCCAGCGGCCTGCCAAAGCAACAGTAACAAGTCGGGTAAAAGTTTGAAGTCGTCGTGGCTCAGCCTGTCGTCAAGTTGTCTCAGATTAGACTAGTATAAATTGCGGTGAGAGGCTATACTAGTAAGACATGGCGCTGCATCCAAGGAAGCTGCTGAATAGTATCATCAAGAGGTCTCGTTCGTGATGGCGGCGTGTTTGTCTCAACTCCCCTGTCAATGCGCTGTCGATATAGTTCAGCTAGGCGAGACGCAGGCCAGGATCAGCGGTGGATGGTGGGCACCGTCGCCCTCGAAGAGGCTCTCTAAGCGCTGGGCGCAGCATTGTCGATTTCGCCCGCATCACCACTTGCAGAATCAGGAAAACTGTACAAGTACAATCCTTTCTGGCCCATGCCTCGAGCTAGGACCGTGTGCCTCATCTCACACAGTAGGTCCCTGCCTGGCTACGAGCGAGTCTGCTATACTTGAGCCGGCAGTATCTGTCGATAATTGGGTCGTGGGATCGCAATATTACATGCTGATTCGCTAGTAGCCAgtgagaagaggctgcttgACAGGCATGCTCAGAGAAGGATCCGAGTCCTGGCACCTTGGTGGGTGTGCTTGCTGGCACCGTTGGAGCCTCAGGGGTGGATTGTGTTGAGAGCAGTCCACATGGGCTGCATAGGCGTATGTGCTCTTGGCTTGAGGCGGGAAATGTACTGTAGCACTAGAGAAAAAATCGTGTAGGATTTGCTCATACACGTGAAGGGATATCCGGAGGCCTTGGTTGTGTTCCCACGCTACATGTATATTTGCGTTGGGGCTTCCGTCCGCTGTTGCATTTGCCACCTTAACCTGTCACGAAGCTCTGCGTTATGGTGTTTTGTTGACCTCTTGTTTGGACAATTAGCCTGTTGTCGTTgcttctgctgttgctgctgccgccgcccatCTTTCAGGTCCTCTTATACGGGCAGGCGTCTCGCCCAACATCGACATCATGGCATCAGGCGTTTTGCTCGGCCCTCTCACGACAACATGGACGATGCCACAGACGTGCTCGGTGTTTATGCCGGCGTGTTCAACATGCGACCAAGGGTTTAATGGGCAGTCCTGCAACCCTACAAATAGCGGCCGAATACAGGATAATACGGCATGTTGGCCGCCAGCCACCCAAGGAGTCTCGTCGCCGTCATGGCCCTTTTATGGCTGGGGATTCTATTCTCCCGGATTGGCTTG
It encodes:
- a CDS encoding uncharacterized protein (EggNog:ENOG41), yielding MLLYEFPTQPTTHVGSSNSSPATWIQLPDPMIYPGIYSASGIDVMGILLRLVSRPNPCIELGPLDCSVSLTLCDLNLPDTPIVYASPGFYELTGYSATETIGRNCRFLQSPPYVHQTAGSGRVSESAEPITKMRRAIRANKEVRVEIANYKRNGTRFTNIVTILPLLPDADGHHYVVGLQAEA